The following are encoded together in the Penicillium digitatum chromosome 3, complete sequence genome:
- a CDS encoding E3 ubiquitin ligase complex SCF subunit sconC yields MSAITLTSSDGVDISVDRTTAERSVLIKNMLEDLGDSGEAIPIPNVNEAVLKKVIEWCEHHKNDPPSASDDDDNRRKTTDIDEWDQKFMQVDQEMLFEIILAANYLDIKALLDVGCKTVANMIKGKSPEEIRKTFNIQNDFTPEEEDQIRRENEWAEDR; encoded by the exons ATGAGCGCTATCACCCTCACCAGCTCCGATGGAGTTGATATCTCTGTTG ATCGCACCACTGCTGAGCGCTCTGTACTGATCAAAAACATGCTTGAGGACCTTGGAGACTCTGGAGAGGCCATTCCCATCCCTAAT GTCAACGAGGCCGTCCTCAAGAAGGTCATCGAGTGGTGCGAGCACCACAAGAACGACCCTCCCAGCGCCAGCGATGACGATGACAACCGTCGCAAGACTACCGACATTGATGAGTGGGACCAGAAATTTATGCAGGTCGACCAGGAAATGCTCTTCGAGATCATCCTC GCTGCAAACTACTTGGACATCAAGGCCCTCCTTGACGTTGGCTGCAAGACCGTCGCCAACATGATCAAGGGCAAGTCCCCAGAAGAGATCCGTAAGACCTTCAACATTCAGAATGACTTTACTCccgaggaggaggaccaGATCCGCCGCGAGAACGAGTGGGCCGAGGA TCGTTAA
- a CDS encoding Ribosomal protein L39e, with amino-acid sequence MATDQFTSCNKPVCTFGPSQSSTRGPTLPRWFLPSLFLSYRLAASGPNKASPDTTEAKPSPAAHKPSTLEGRELHPSIQQARRRDQAFKMPSNKTFRTKQKLAKAQRQNRPIPQWIRLRTGNTIRYNAKRRHWRKSTLKV; translated from the exons ATGGCTACCGACCAATTCACAAGTTGCAACAAGCCAGTGTGCACATTTGGACCCTCGCAGAGCTCGACCCGTGGACCCACTTTGCCCAGGTGGTTCTTGCCTAGTTTGTTTCTGTCCTACCGCCTTGCCGCCTCAGGCCCCAACAAAGCATCACCTGACACAACCGAAGCGAAGCCAAGCCCTGCCGCACACAAACCATCCACACTCGAAGGTCGAGAACTTCATCCGTCCATCCAACAAGCTCGCCGTCGCGATCAAGCCTTCAAGATGCCG AGCAACAAGACCTTCCGCACCAAGCAAAAGCTTGCCAAAGCTCAGCGTCAGAACCGCCCCATCCCCCAGTGGATCCGTCTGCGCACCGGCAACACCATCAG ATACAACGCTAAGCGCCGACACTGGCGTAAGTCGACCCTGAAGGTCTAA
- a CDS encoding UV excision repair protein (RadW), putative, with protein sequence MKLTFKDLKQEKFVIDVEPSETVREVKVKIAQEKGEYDAERMKVIYSGKILQDDKTVESYNIQEKDFLVCLPSKQPKAASSTAPQVPSTPAARAPVSTPAPPPAPHAAAAAPLFAAPATPSPAGAAPPPSSGPAFGDPSALTMGSAAEGAAAQMEAMGFARTDIDRAMRAAFYNPDRAIEYLLTGIPDNIQEQQQQQRQASEPASTGAAPAAPSGGDEPHFNLFEAAAQAGGEGGGRSRGVAGAGAGTAGGEALGSLEFLRSNPHFQQLRQLVQQQPHMLEPILQQVAAGNPQIASIIGQNSDQFLQLLGEELEDEEGALPPGAQAISVTEEERDAIERLCRLGFPRDSVIQAYFACDKNEELAANFLFDQPEEDEQ encoded by the exons ATGAAGCTCACTTTCAAG GATCTGAAGCAGGAGAAGTTTGTCATCGATGTCGAACCTTCTGAGACT GTTCGCGAGGTCAAGGTCAAAATCGCCCAAGAGAAGGGCGAATATGATGCAGAGCGCATGAAGGTTATCTACTCTG GGAAGATCCTTCAGGATGATAAGACAGTCGAATCTTACAACATCCAAGAGAAGGACTTCCTAGTGTGCTTGCCTTCAAAG CAACCCAAGGCCGCCTCGTCTACTGCCCCCCAAGTTCCTTCCACCCCGGCTGCCCGAGCTCCAGTGTCAACACCCGCTCCTCCCCCAGCTCCtcatgctgctgctgctgctcctCTTTTTGCCGCCCCCGCGACCCCCTCCCCGGCCGGTGCGGCTCCGCCTCCATCGAGCGGTCCCGCCTTCGGAGATCCTTCCGCTCTCACCATGGGCTCTGCCGCTGAGGGAGCAGCTGCCCAGATGGAGGCAATGGGATTCGCACGCACCGACATCGACCGTGCCATGCGCGCCGCATTTTACAACCCTGATCGCGCCATCGAATACCTTCTGACC GGTATTCCCGATAACATCCAGGaacagcaacaacaacagcGACAAGCCTCAGAGCCAGCTTCTACCGGCGCTGCTCCTGCTGCTCCTTCAGGTGGTGATGAGCCACACTTCAATCTCTTCGAGGCCGCCGCTCAGGCCGGTGGTGAAGGTGGTGGCCGATCTCGCGGTGTTGCTGGTGCCGGTGCTGGTACCGCTGGTGGTGAAGCTCTCGGCAGCCTGGAGTTCCTGCGCAGTAACCCCCATTTCCAACAGCTTCGTCAGCTTGTTCAACAGCAGCCGCACATGCTCGAGCCCATTCTGCAACAAGTCGCCGCTGGGAATCCTCAGATTGCGTCAATCATCGGACAGAACTCCGATCAGTTCCTGCAGCTTCTAGGTGAGGAActcgaggacgaggagggtGCTCTGCCACCCGGTGCGCAGGCCATTTCGGTTACGGAAGAAGAGCGCGATGCTATTGAGCGT CTGTGCCGTCTCGGCTTCCCTCGCGACTCTGTCATTCAGGCCTATTTCGCCTGCGACAAGAACGAAGAGCTCGCTGCCAACTTCCTTTTCGACCAGCCGGAGGAGGATGAGCAGTAA
- a CDS encoding Alg9-like mannosyltransferase, producing the protein MWRRTYLLLLVIRVYFALSPSYLHPDENFQGPELFAGRIFPFPSKLPWEFTVEHPIRSIFPLWASYELPMCLLKWFYTEIGSGSPPPDLVYYALRGGMFVLSFVLEDWAIYELVPSPRYRRATVVLVASSYVTWTYQTHTFSNSLETLLVAWGLVLIRRIVGNKRHSSLVSHAVLAFIAVVGVFNRITFPAFLLFPGLQLLPQFQRKPLSLAVFLFFGIVFSFIAVYADTTFYRPTASLLSTLRDPIITPLNNLLYNTNTSNLAQHGLHPHHQHFTANLLQLLGPAYVVMLVSLFSRPLVPYWMRNVRALSALSATMLLSLFPHQEPRFLLPAVPLLLSCIPLRRSRLLLAMWVTFNAAMGFLMGVYHQGGVVPTQLAMRDIISSSTTHHIPSATVFWWKTYSPPLWLLGGDNQTTEIQTLDLMGIPGVEMMLQLEQTVPECSTSSSVFLVAPTSAAFLDQYAVSARQSPDQNQTLHLHPLWSYRKHLNLDDMDFGDDGILPTLKRVVGRRGLSVWSVRRSCR; encoded by the exons ATGTGGCGTCGAACATATTTACTGTTGTTGGTGATTCGCGTGTACTTTGCGCTGTCACCAAGCTATCTACATCCCGATGAGAATTTCCAAGGCCCAGAGCTTTTTGCAG GTCGCATATTCCCATTTCCTTCAAAGCTACCATGGGAGTTCACTGTTGAACACCCCATCCGCAGCATATTCCCACTATGGGCATCCTACGAGCTTCCAATGTGCCTCTTGAAATGGTTCTATACTGAGATCGGGTCGGGTAGCCCCCCACCCGACTTGGTTTACTATGCGCTGCGCGGTGGAATGTTTGTACTGAGTTTTGTTTTGGAGGACTGGGCGATCTATGAGCTAGTGCCTTCTCCGCGTTATCGGCGCGCAAcagtggtgctggtggccTCGTCATATGTCACTTGGACATATCAGACGCACACATTCTCCAACAGCCTCGAGACCCTGTTGGTTGCCTGGGGACTGGTTTTGATTCGGCGCATTGTCGGGAATAAG CGACACTCGTCCCTCGTCTCTCACGCCGTGCTCGCCTTCATCGCCGTGGTGGGTGTCTTCAACCGTATCACTTTCCCAGCTTTCCTTTTATTCCCGGGCCTGCAATTGCTGCCTCAGTTCCAGCGCAA ACCACTCTCGCTCGCAgtatttctcttcttcggcaTCGTCTTTTCCTTCATCGCAGTCTATGCAGACACCACCTTCTACCGGCCGACAGCGTCCCTCCTTAGTACCCTCCGTGACCCTATAATTACCCCTCTCAACAACCTCCTCTACAACACCAACACCTCCAACCTAGCCCAGCACGGCCTCCACCCTCACCACCAACACTTCACTGCAAATCTCCTTCAACTCCTCGGTCCAGCATACGTAGTCATGCTAGTCTCCCTCTTCAGCCGGCCACTGGTACCATACTGGATGCGTAACGTGCGCGCCCTATCCGCGCTTTCGGCCACGATGctcctctccctcttccCGCACCAAGAACCACGCTTCCTCCTCCCAGCCGTACCCCTCCTCCTCAGCTGTATCCCCTTGCGCCGCTCCCGCCTCCTCCTCGCCATGTGGGTCACCTTCAATGCAGCCATGGGTTTCCTCATGGGCGTGTACCACCAAGGCGGCGTCGTCCCCACGCAGCTAGCTATGCGCGACATCATCTCGTCCAGCACAACACACCACATACCTTCCGCGACGGTCTTCTGGTGGAAGACATACTCACCGCCTCTGTGGCTTCTCGGTGGTGACAACCAGACCACAGAGATCCAGACGCTGGATCTCATGGGGATTCCAGGGGTGGAGATGATGCTGCAGCTAGAGCAGACTGTACCCGAATGCTCCACTTCATCATCTGTATTCCTGGTCGCGCCTACGTCGGCTGCTTTTCTTGACCAATACGCCGTGTCTGCGCGTCAGAGCCCAGACCAAAACCAAACCTTGCATCTTCACCCACTTTGGTCTTATCGCAAACACCTTAACCTCGATGACATGGACTTCGGCGATGATGGGATCCTGCCGACTCTGAAACGGGTTGTTGGGCGCCGTGGACTAAGTGTTTGGTCTGTGCGGAGATCTTGCAGATAA